A single genomic interval of Streptomyces graminofaciens harbors:
- a CDS encoding helix-turn-helix transcriptional regulator, with the protein MCQPEWRRARVEAQRLADLARLRRVRDRIDREYAQPLNVEALARGVNMSAGHLSRQFRAAYGESPYAYLMTRRIERATALLRRGDLSVTEVCFAVGCASLGTFTTRFTELVGMPPGAFRRRAADAAADRADATGTAGDAGLAVTVEGMPACVAKQVTRPVRNREAPACEQPLA; encoded by the coding sequence ATGTGTCAGCCCGAGTGGCGGCGTGCACGTGTCGAGGCGCAGCGCCTGGCCGATCTCGCGCGGTTGCGCCGCGTCCGCGACCGGATTGACAGGGAGTACGCGCAGCCGCTGAACGTGGAGGCGCTCGCCCGCGGTGTGAACATGTCCGCCGGGCACCTCAGCCGGCAGTTCCGGGCCGCGTACGGCGAGTCGCCCTACGCGTACCTGATGACGCGCCGCATCGAGCGCGCGACAGCGCTGCTGAGGCGCGGCGACCTCAGCGTCACCGAGGTCTGCTTCGCGGTCGGCTGCGCGTCGCTGGGCACGTTCACCACCCGCTTCACCGAGCTGGTCGGCATGCCGCCCGGGGCCTTCCGGCGCCGCGCGGCGGATGCGGCGGCCGACCGTGCCGACGCCACAGGTACGGCCGGTGACGCGGGGCTCGCGGTCACGGTGGAGGGGATGCCGGCGTGTGTGGCGAAGCAGGTGACAAGACCGGTCAGGAATCGAGAAGCCCCGGCCTGCGAGCAGCCCCTGGCGTGA
- a CDS encoding SHOCT domain-containing protein, with the protein MPGLLRGVARTAVVAGTATAVSNRVSRRQQGRWAQQDYQQAPPQPVASAEPPPAPPTVDMSSKIDQLKQLGELKAQGVLTEAEFEDQKRRLLDS; encoded by the coding sequence GTGCCAGGTCTCCTCCGCGGGGTCGCCCGCACAGCCGTAGTGGCCGGTACCGCGACCGCCGTGTCGAACCGTGTGTCACGCCGCCAGCAGGGGCGATGGGCCCAGCAGGACTATCAGCAGGCCCCGCCGCAGCCTGTGGCATCCGCCGAGCCGCCTCCCGCCCCGCCGACCGTCGATATGAGCAGCAAGATCGATCAGCTGAAGCAACTCGGGGAGCTCAAGGCTCAGGGCGTCCTCACCGAGGCCGAATTCGAGGACCAGAAGCGCAGGCTCCTCGACTCCTGA
- a CDS encoding DUF389 domain-containing protein has product MDMIHVRAVCPPDLTERTMALLSAEPCVLNLFLQTGSVRSPDGDAIACDVLTGAANEVLRGLRDLGLEHRGSIVLDPVDTVFSEPAARAGAEELGAQLRAPVWEQVEARIRAEGRYAPSFYLFLVIAGVIGAVGIITNSQILIVAAMVVGPEYGAITSIALGIDHRSRRRIEQGLMALLVGFLLVVAATFLFALLVRGFGLQPKAFELGLRPVSNLIDTPNFFSAVVAVLAGIVGIVSLAEARTSSLLGVFISVTTIPAAADIGVSSAYAGWDEAWGSLLQLLLNIVVLIVVGTGTLKCQRAIWRRVGARRHERAVRRRA; this is encoded by the coding sequence ATGGACATGATCCATGTACGAGCGGTGTGCCCACCGGACCTCACGGAACGCACCATGGCCCTGCTGAGCGCCGAGCCGTGCGTCCTGAACCTGTTCCTGCAGACGGGCAGCGTACGCAGTCCCGACGGTGACGCCATCGCGTGCGACGTCCTGACCGGAGCCGCGAACGAGGTGCTGCGCGGTCTGCGGGACCTCGGACTGGAGCACCGTGGCTCCATCGTCCTCGATCCGGTGGACACGGTGTTCTCCGAACCCGCGGCCAGGGCCGGGGCCGAGGAGCTCGGCGCCCAGTTGCGCGCGCCCGTGTGGGAACAGGTGGAGGCCCGGATCCGGGCCGAGGGCAGATACGCCCCGAGCTTCTATCTCTTCCTCGTCATCGCCGGAGTCATCGGTGCCGTGGGCATCATCACCAACTCCCAGATCCTCATCGTCGCGGCCATGGTGGTCGGACCCGAGTACGGGGCCATCACCAGCATCGCGCTCGGCATCGACCACCGCTCCCGGCGGAGAATCGAACAGGGCCTCATGGCGCTGCTCGTGGGCTTCCTGCTGGTCGTTGCCGCGACCTTCCTCTTCGCTCTCCTCGTGCGGGGCTTCGGGCTGCAGCCGAAGGCCTTCGAACTGGGGCTGAGACCCGTCTCGAATCTGATCGACACCCCCAACTTCTTCTCGGCCGTGGTGGCGGTGCTGGCCGGGATCGTCGGCATCGTCTCGCTGGCCGAGGCCCGGACGAGCTCACTGCTCGGCGTCTTCATCTCGGTGACGACCATTCCGGCGGCGGCCGACATCGGGGTCTCCTCGGCCTATGCCGGCTGGGACGAGGCGTGGGGTTCGTTGCTCCAGCTGCTGCTCAACATCGTCGTACTGATCGTGGTCGGCACCGGCACGCTCAAGTGCCAGCGGGCGATCTGGCGCCGGGTGGGCGCACGTCGGCACGAGCGCGCCGTCAGGCGGCGGGCGTAG
- a CDS encoding SDR family oxidoreductase, which translates to METSGSDGRHPPAFPLLKGQKALVTGANSGIGKATAIALGRVGADVVVNYVAGRDAAEEVVREIEGFGVRAYAHEADVSQEDQVVDMVSRMVKEFGTIDVMVANAGLQRDAAVTEMTLGQWQKVLDVNLTGQFLCAREAAKEFKRRGVVPEVSRSAGKIICMSSVHQIIPWSGHVNYAASKGGVQMLMTTLAQELAPHGIRVNAVAPGAIRTPINRSAWDTPEAEADLLRLVPYRRVGDPDDIANAVAALASDLFDYVVGTTLYVDGGMTLFPGFATGG; encoded by the coding sequence GTGGAAACCAGTGGCAGTGACGGTCGCCATCCCCCTGCCTTCCCGCTCCTCAAAGGACAGAAGGCGCTGGTAACGGGCGCGAATTCCGGAATCGGCAAGGCCACCGCGATCGCTCTGGGGCGGGTGGGCGCCGATGTGGTGGTGAATTACGTGGCAGGGCGGGACGCCGCGGAAGAGGTGGTGCGCGAGATCGAGGGCTTCGGCGTCCGTGCCTACGCACACGAGGCGGACGTGTCGCAGGAGGACCAGGTCGTCGACATGGTGTCCCGCATGGTCAAGGAGTTCGGGACCATCGACGTCATGGTGGCGAACGCGGGGCTCCAGCGCGATGCCGCCGTCACCGAGATGACCCTGGGCCAGTGGCAGAAGGTCCTGGACGTCAATCTGACCGGACAGTTCCTGTGTGCCCGCGAAGCGGCCAAGGAGTTCAAGCGGCGCGGTGTCGTCCCGGAGGTGTCCCGTTCCGCCGGGAAGATCATCTGCATGAGTTCGGTCCACCAGATCATTCCCTGGTCGGGCCACGTGAACTACGCGGCATCCAAGGGCGGGGTGCAGATGCTCATGACGACCCTCGCGCAGGAACTCGCGCCGCACGGGATCCGCGTCAACGCCGTCGCTCCGGGAGCGATTCGCACCCCCATCAACCGCAGTGCCTGGGACACCCCCGAGGCCGAGGCCGACCTTCTCCGACTCGTGCCCTACCGCCGTGTCGGCGACCCGGACGACATCGCGAACGCGGTGGCCGCGCTGGCCTCCGACCTCTTCGACTACGTCGTGGGGACCACGCTCTACGTGGACGGCGGAATGACGCTGTTCCCCGGTTTCGCCACGGGTGGCTGA
- a CDS encoding cytochrome ubiquinol oxidase subunit I: MNSAIHHLLADGPPQLLPARELMAFTLGTHILLVPFGVALPAITLLMHYRGLRKGDAVALLLARRWSAVMAVQFAIGIVTGTVLSFEFGLLWPGLMGRWGDVFGLGFGVEAWAFFLEAILLAIYLYGWRRLKPWTHFWLGLPLPLAALMGAFGIVAANAWMNTPRGFTLDPSGNPVNVDVRKAIFTPMFGPEYWHFVVGVILTAGYVVAGVYAVGWLRGRRDRYHRLGFTVPFSVAAILTPVQFVLGDSIARSVFHKQPIKFAATEIVWKTDTHVPEYMFGRLHPGGSISGGIRIPQLDSILAGFSPDTKVTGLSSVPASDRPTATQATIAHWAFDIMVTIGSLLILLALWYGWCWLRRRDLPGSPWFFRCAALAGAACLLTVECGWITTEVGRQPWIVYRNMRVSEAVTDTRAASLWTMFGIVVVVYVLIVGSFLTILLKMSGRWRRADEEALTGAAAEDLEGDTPYGPRPLSTTGGRDRGEE, translated from the coding sequence GTGAACAGCGCGATCCACCACCTTCTGGCGGACGGCCCCCCACAGCTGTTGCCGGCCCGGGAGCTGATGGCCTTCACCCTGGGCACCCACATCCTGCTCGTGCCCTTCGGCGTGGCCCTGCCCGCCATCACCCTTCTGATGCACTACCGCGGGCTGCGCAAGGGCGACGCCGTCGCCCTCCTGCTCGCGCGGCGCTGGTCGGCGGTCATGGCCGTCCAGTTCGCCATCGGGATCGTCACCGGAACGGTGCTCTCCTTCGAGTTCGGTCTGCTGTGGCCGGGCCTGATGGGCCGGTGGGGCGATGTCTTCGGCCTCGGCTTCGGTGTCGAGGCGTGGGCGTTCTTCCTCGAGGCGATCCTCCTCGCGATCTACCTGTACGGCTGGCGCCGACTCAAGCCGTGGACGCACTTCTGGCTCGGTCTGCCCCTGCCGCTGGCCGCACTGATGGGGGCGTTCGGCATCGTGGCCGCGAACGCCTGGATGAACACCCCGCGCGGCTTCACCCTCGACCCGTCCGGCAACCCCGTGAACGTCGACGTGCGGAAGGCGATCTTCACGCCGATGTTCGGACCCGAGTACTGGCACTTCGTGGTCGGCGTGATCCTGACCGCCGGGTACGTCGTCGCCGGGGTGTACGCGGTCGGCTGGCTGCGGGGCCGCAGGGACCGCTACCACCGGCTCGGCTTCACCGTGCCGTTCTCGGTCGCGGCGATTCTCACGCCCGTGCAGTTCGTCCTCGGTGACTCGATCGCCCGCTCCGTCTTTCACAAGCAGCCGATCAAGTTCGCGGCCACCGAGATCGTCTGGAAGACCGACACTCACGTGCCGGAGTACATGTTCGGGCGCCTGCACCCCGGCGGATCGATCTCCGGCGGGATCAGGATTCCCCAACTGGACTCGATCCTGGCGGGATTCAGTCCGGACACCAAGGTGACGGGCCTGTCGTCGGTCCCCGCGAGCGACCGCCCGACGGCGACTCAGGCCACCATCGCCCATTGGGCGTTCGACATCATGGTGACCATCGGAAGCCTGCTCATCCTGCTCGCGCTCTGGTACGGCTGGTGCTGGCTGCGCCGCCGTGACCTGCCCGGATCGCCGTGGTTCTTCCGGTGCGCGGCTCTCGCCGGTGCCGCCTGCCTGCTGACCGTGGAGTGCGGCTGGATCACCACCGAAGTGGGCCGGCAGCCCTGGATCGTCTACCGGAACATGCGGGTCTCGGAGGCGGTCACGGACACCCGTGCGGCGTCCCTGTGGACGATGTTCGGCATCGTCGTGGTGGTCTACGTACTCATCGTCGGTTCCTTCCTGACCATCCTGCTGAAGATGAGCGGCCGATGGCGGCGGGCCGACGAGGAAGCTCTCACGGGAGCCGCCGCCGAGGACCTGGAGGGCGACACCCCCTACGGGCCCCGCCCGTTGTCCACGACCGGAGGCAGGGACAGGGGGGAGGAATGA
- a CDS encoding cyclase family protein: protein MWSPSELSEAEFRLLHRHLRARAPGGASRRGALDTITEEHVLAAVREVRTGRTVSLAAPVDTRTGPDNADPAQHRLTAPAGGKPGESGLEFARDRFAMNIHGDVDSHLDALCHVVYDGTLHGGVPAADVLSPDGASALSVDLARDGIAGRGVLLDIPRLHGVPWLEPGVHVRAEDLAAAEARQGVRVGRGDILLVRVGHRRRREELGPWDVADARAGLHPTALEFLAEREVAVLGGDGNNDTAPSAVRGVAFPVHVLAVHAMGLHLLDHLRFEDLTPICAQEGRWSFLCVIAPLRLPTATGSPVNPLAIL, encoded by the coding sequence ATGTGGTCGCCCAGCGAGCTGAGCGAGGCCGAGTTCCGGCTCCTCCACCGACATCTGCGCGCCAGGGCCCCCGGCGGCGCCTCACGCCGGGGCGCCCTGGACACGATCACCGAGGAACACGTCCTGGCAGCCGTTCGCGAGGTGCGGACGGGACGTACGGTGTCGCTCGCCGCTCCTGTGGACACCCGTACCGGCCCGGACAACGCCGATCCGGCCCAGCACCGGCTCACCGCTCCGGCCGGCGGAAAACCCGGCGAGAGCGGCCTGGAATTCGCCCGGGACCGTTTCGCCATGAACATCCACGGCGATGTGGACAGCCACCTCGACGCGCTGTGCCACGTCGTCTACGACGGAACCCTGCACGGCGGCGTACCGGCGGCGGACGTGCTGTCGCCGGACGGAGCGAGCGCCCTGTCCGTCGACCTGGCCCGCGACGGCATCGCCGGACGCGGGGTCCTCCTCGACATCCCCCGGCTGCACGGCGTCCCCTGGCTCGAACCCGGAGTGCACGTGCGGGCCGAGGACCTCGCTGCCGCCGAGGCCCGGCAGGGGGTCCGGGTCGGCCGGGGCGACATCCTCCTCGTACGGGTCGGACACCGCCGACGGCGGGAGGAGCTGGGCCCCTGGGACGTCGCCGACGCGCGTGCCGGACTCCATCCGACCGCCTTGGAGTTCCTGGCCGAACGGGAGGTGGCCGTGCTGGGCGGCGACGGGAACAACGACACGGCTCCCAGCGCGGTGCGAGGGGTCGCGTTCCCGGTGCATGTGCTCGCCGTGCACGCCATGGGACTGCATCTGCTCGACCACCTGCGGTTCGAGGACCTCACGCCGATCTGCGCACAGGAAGGCCGCTGGTCGTTCCTCTGCGTGATCGCCCCGCTCCGGCTGCCCACGGCGACCGGCTCCCCCGTCAATCCCCTCGCGATCCTGTGA
- a CDS encoding M20/M25/M40 family metallo-hydrolase yields MTLLDELTARTEEMARVTLDLCLVESPSEDFGRLAEVAEHTAELGTRLLGRAPEWITEQDRPALYWEPAPGGVLLLGHLDTVWPIGTLARWPKPLRTRTTLSCPGVFDMKAGVVQGLYAMAALGSPAGCGMLLTTDEEIGSPVSRPLIEKAAARAGAVLVLEASADGALKTGRKGVSRYVVRVSGRAAHAGLEPEKGVNAFLELAEQARIVASFGSGGLTVTPTLAAAGTTTNTVPAEAHFHVDARATTRAEQDALHARMAALSPVLPSALVAVDGGPNRPPMEAGQAQHLLDLARATARDLGLGDIRAVSVGGASDGNFTAGIGIPTLDGLGAVGAHPHAEGEYAVIAELPRRAALVAGLVARLLSPV; encoded by the coding sequence GTGACCCTCCTCGACGAACTGACCGCGCGCACCGAGGAGATGGCCCGGGTGACCCTCGACCTGTGCCTGGTGGAGTCGCCGTCCGAGGATTTCGGCCGACTGGCCGAGGTCGCGGAGCACACCGCCGAGCTGGGCACCCGCCTGCTCGGCCGCGCGCCCGAGTGGATCACCGAGCAGGACCGGCCGGCGCTGTACTGGGAGCCGGCGCCGGGTGGCGTGCTGCTGCTCGGCCACCTCGACACGGTGTGGCCGATCGGCACCCTGGCCCGCTGGCCGAAGCCGTTGCGCACCCGGACCACCCTCAGCTGCCCCGGTGTCTTCGACATGAAGGCCGGGGTCGTGCAGGGCCTGTACGCGATGGCGGCGCTCGGTTCCCCTGCGGGCTGCGGCATGCTGCTGACCACCGATGAGGAGATCGGCTCACCCGTCTCCCGACCGCTGATCGAAAAGGCCGCCGCCCGTGCCGGGGCGGTGCTGGTACTCGAGGCCAGTGCGGACGGCGCACTCAAGACCGGCCGCAAGGGCGTCAGCCGGTACGTGGTACGGGTCTCGGGGCGGGCCGCGCATGCCGGCCTGGAACCCGAGAAGGGCGTGAACGCGTTCCTGGAGCTGGCCGAACAGGCGCGCATCGTCGCCTCGTTCGGCTCCGGCGGGCTCACGGTCACCCCCACGCTCGCCGCCGCCGGCACCACGACCAACACCGTCCCGGCCGAGGCCCACTTCCATGTCGACGCCCGCGCCACCACCCGCGCCGAACAGGACGCGCTGCATGCCCGGATGGCCGCGCTGTCCCCGGTGCTGCCCAGTGCCCTGGTCGCCGTCGACGGCGGCCCCAACCGTCCGCCGATGGAAGCGGGCCAGGCCCAGCACCTGCTGGACCTCGCGCGCGCCACCGCCAGGGACCTCGGTCTCGGAGACATCCGCGCGGTCAGTGTCGGAGGCGCGTCCGACGGCAACTTCACCGCCGGGATCGGCATCCCCACCCTCGACGGCCTCGGCGCGGTCGGCGCACACCCGCACGCCGAAGGCGAATATGCCGTCATCGCCGAATTGCCCCGCCGGGCGGCCCTCGTCGCCGGCCTCGTCGCCCGCCTGCTGTCACCCGTGTGA
- a CDS encoding DUF7144 family membrane protein, whose translation MTTTGMHHHGTRSSGEGAWVAGWTGFAGVMMIFGGLMAIFQGIAAIAEDDVFVATRNYVYNFNLTSWGWIHLVLGVLVVLAGAAVFRGETWARVVGIALAGLAMLANFMWLPYQPVWAIVLIAVDAFVIWALCVGKGREAGQGARTV comes from the coding sequence ATGACCACGACTGGAATGCACCACCACGGGACCAGGAGTAGCGGCGAAGGGGCGTGGGTGGCCGGCTGGACCGGTTTCGCGGGGGTCATGATGATCTTCGGCGGGTTGATGGCGATATTCCAAGGCATTGCCGCCATTGCCGAGGACGACGTCTTTGTCGCCACCCGCAACTACGTCTACAACTTCAATCTGACGAGTTGGGGCTGGATCCACCTCGTCCTCGGCGTCCTGGTGGTACTCGCGGGCGCCGCCGTGTTCCGTGGAGAGACGTGGGCCCGTGTGGTCGGGATCGCCCTGGCCGGCCTGGCGATGTTGGCGAACTTCATGTGGCTTCCGTACCAGCCCGTCTGGGCCATCGTGCTGATCGCCGTGGATGCCTTCGTCATCTGGGCGCTGTGCGTCGGAAAGGGGCGGGAAGCGGGCCAGGGGGCTCGCACCGTCTAG
- a CDS encoding iron chaperone, translated as MQHTKSSAGNSGTAAEEYTGFTAEERAAMKEHAQGQKQAAARRGSRAEKEAAAEREVLAKIAAMSEADRVLAERIHAIVKATAPDLTPKLWYGMPAYARDGKVVCHFQSAQKFKSRYATLGFSDQAALDEGAMWPTAYALKELTAADEQRISALVKKAAG; from the coding sequence ATGCAGCACACGAAGTCGTCCGCCGGGAACTCCGGCACGGCCGCCGAGGAGTACACCGGATTCACCGCCGAAGAGCGGGCCGCGATGAAGGAGCACGCGCAGGGGCAGAAGCAGGCGGCGGCACGGCGCGGTTCGCGGGCGGAGAAGGAGGCGGCAGCGGAGCGGGAGGTGCTTGCGAAGATCGCCGCGATGTCGGAGGCGGACCGGGTCCTCGCCGAGCGGATCCACGCCATCGTCAAGGCCACCGCTCCGGACCTCACGCCCAAGCTCTGGTACGGGATGCCCGCCTACGCCAGGGACGGCAAGGTCGTCTGCCACTTCCAGAGCGCGCAGAAGTTCAAGTCGAGGTATGCCACGCTCGGATTCAGCGACCAGGCGGCGCTCGACGAGGGCGCCATGTGGCCGACCGCCTACGCCCTGAAGGAGTTGACCGCAGCCGACGAACAGCGCATCAGCGCGCTCGTCAAGAAGGCGGCCGGCTGA
- a CDS encoding DUF6325 family protein has translation MNDEFAEMGPIDYVVVEFPGNRMTGEGFPLLVDLVDRGLIRILDLLFVRKEEDGSVVGLEIADLTGDGDLDLAVFEGASSGMLGQDDMEEAGAALQPGNSAGILVYENLWAAPFATALRRGGAQLVASGRIPVPDVMAALDATDPGRPPT, from the coding sequence ATGAACGATGAATTCGCCGAAATGGGACCGATCGACTATGTGGTCGTCGAATTTCCCGGCAACCGAATGACGGGTGAGGGCTTTCCGCTCCTGGTCGACCTGGTGGATCGCGGCCTCATTCGGATCCTCGACCTGCTGTTCGTCAGAAAGGAGGAGGACGGATCCGTGGTCGGCCTGGAAATCGCCGACCTCACCGGCGACGGGGATCTGGACCTGGCCGTCTTCGAGGGCGCCTCCTCCGGCATGCTGGGCCAGGACGACATGGAGGAGGCAGGGGCCGCCCTGCAACCCGGCAACTCCGCGGGGATCCTGGTCTACGAGAACCTGTGGGCAGCGCCCTTCGCCACCGCGCTGCGACGCGGCGGTGCGCAGCTGGTCGCCTCCGGGCGGATCCCGGTGCCGGACGTCATGGCCGCGCTGGACGCCACCGATCCCGGTCGGCCGCCTACGTAG
- a CDS encoding gluconokinase, whose translation MTGARTGQGPPIVLVMGVSGSGKTTVGKAAAEMLGLPFVEGDDFHPAANVAKMSAGHALDDADREPWLRALADRIRHSVEAGEGLVLACSALKRAYRDGLRAAAGARLWCLYLALDRDAAWDRVSRRTGHFMPARLVDSQFETLEPLERDEPGMTMDATADLPAQLTRVRAAIGRFGAQSARR comes from the coding sequence GTGACCGGGGCCAGGACCGGCCAAGGACCGCCGATCGTGCTGGTCATGGGTGTGTCCGGCTCCGGGAAGACCACCGTCGGCAAGGCGGCCGCCGAAATGCTCGGACTGCCGTTCGTCGAGGGCGACGACTTCCATCCCGCCGCGAATGTCGCCAAGATGAGCGCCGGCCACGCACTGGACGACGCCGACCGCGAGCCCTGGTTGCGTGCCCTCGCCGACCGCATCCGCCACTCAGTCGAGGCCGGCGAGGGGCTGGTCCTCGCCTGTTCGGCCCTCAAACGCGCCTACCGCGACGGGCTTCGTGCGGCCGCGGGCGCACGGCTGTGGTGCCTGTACCTCGCCCTGGACCGGGACGCGGCATGGGACCGGGTGTCACGGCGCACCGGTCACTTCATGCCCGCCCGGCTGGTCGACTCGCAGTTCGAGACGCTGGAGCCGCTGGAACGGGACGAGCCGGGCATGACCATGGACGCCACAGCCGACCTTCCGGCGCAGCTCACCCGCGTGCGGGCCGCCATCGGCCGCTTCGGCGCGCAGTCGGCCCGGCGATGA
- a CDS encoding cytochrome d ubiquinol oxidase subunit II — protein sequence MIQDVVAWVLLAAVAAYACAGGTDYGAGFWDLLAGGAERGKRPRWLIDHAMAPVWETNNVWLIFVLVIMWTGFPVLFQTIFSAMWLPLALAAVGLVLRGAGFALRKPTRRLARRRVYGAVFAVSSLLTPFFLGAAVGGLATGRVAPGTKASADAWSNGTSVIVGLLTIAATAFLGAVFLTADARRFGAADLVGYFRLRAWCSLVGIAVLAVIGLVVTHDDAPYVHDGLTSGIGLALVLVSVVCALATAGLLYRAATGWARITAVGSVALVVVAWGLAQRPYLIPTSLTVSQAAGASTTLRWLMLVTVIAVVLVGPPLVLLYRLDTRGILQPLTEADLRRTATGREPENP from the coding sequence ATGATCCAGGACGTCGTCGCCTGGGTGCTGCTGGCCGCGGTGGCCGCCTACGCGTGCGCCGGCGGCACGGACTACGGCGCCGGATTCTGGGACCTTCTCGCGGGCGGAGCCGAACGCGGCAAGCGACCCCGGTGGCTCATCGACCACGCCATGGCACCGGTGTGGGAGACCAACAACGTCTGGCTCATCTTCGTCCTGGTCATCATGTGGACCGGATTCCCGGTCCTGTTCCAGACGATCTTCTCGGCCATGTGGCTCCCGCTGGCGCTCGCGGCCGTGGGACTCGTCCTGCGCGGCGCAGGCTTCGCCCTGCGCAAGCCCACGCGCAGACTCGCCCGGCGCAGGGTCTACGGCGCCGTGTTCGCCGTCTCCTCGCTGCTGACGCCCTTCTTCCTCGGAGCGGCGGTCGGGGGGCTCGCCACGGGCCGGGTGGCTCCCGGCACGAAGGCGTCCGCCGACGCCTGGTCCAACGGGACCTCCGTGATCGTCGGGCTGCTGACCATCGCCGCGACCGCGTTCCTCGGAGCGGTGTTCCTCACCGCCGACGCCCGCCGCTTCGGTGCCGCCGATCTCGTCGGCTACTTCCGGCTGCGGGCCTGGTGCAGCCTCGTCGGCATCGCCGTACTGGCGGTCATCGGTCTCGTCGTGACCCACGACGACGCGCCTTACGTCCACGACGGGCTGACCAGCGGCATCGGTCTCGCTCTCGTCCTGGTCTCCGTCGTCTGCGCGTTGGCCACCGCCGGGCTGCTGTATCGGGCGGCGACGGGATGGGCGAGGATCACCGCGGTCGGCAGCGTGGCTCTCGTCGTCGTGGCGTGGGGGCTTGCCCAGCGGCCCTACCTCATCCCCACCTCGCTGACGGTCTCCCAGGCGGCCGGCGCGTCGACGACGCTGCGCTGGCTGATGCTGGTCACCGTCATCGCGGTGGTGCTCGTCGGACCGCCCTTGGTCCTGCTCTACCGGCTGGACACCCGCGGGATCCTCCAGCCCCTCACCGAGGCGGATCTGCGGCGGACGGCGACCGGCAGGGAACCCGAGAACCCGTGA
- a CDS encoding VOC family protein: protein MDITIHTSFLPHDDPDASLAFYRDVLGFEVRSDVGQGRMRWITVGPPGQPNTSLLLAPPAADPGVTEDERRTITEMMAKGTYGWILLATPDLDATFEKVQAGDTEVVQEPIEQPYGIRDCAFRDPAGNLVRIQELR, encoded by the coding sequence ATGGACATCACCATTCACACGAGTTTCCTGCCGCACGACGACCCGGACGCGTCGCTCGCCTTCTACCGCGACGTCCTCGGCTTCGAGGTCCGCAGCGACGTCGGGCAGGGCAGGATGCGCTGGATCACGGTCGGCCCGCCCGGTCAGCCCAACACGTCCCTCCTCCTTGCGCCGCCGGCCGCCGACCCGGGAGTCACCGAGGACGAGCGCCGCACCATCACCGAGATGATGGCCAAGGGCACCTACGGCTGGATCCTGCTGGCCACCCCGGACCTCGACGCCACGTTCGAGAAGGTGCAGGCCGGTGACACCGAGGTCGTCCAGGAGCCGATCGAGCAGCCGTACGGCATCCGTGACTGCGCCTTCCGCGACCCCGCGGGCAACCTGGTCCGCATCCAGGAGCTTCGCTGA